In Gaiellales bacterium, one DNA window encodes the following:
- a CDS encoding DUF2203 domain-containing protein, translating into MEQERRFTREEAQRLLDSELRALAERMVEERAKSRDLESRWRKLVIAIGSNGGNMERPEVRDLQAAVQASHAELEQIVARFTAEGVQVKDMDRGLIDFPAWVGDQDALLCWHVGEERIAFWHSPEDGFAGRKPLE; encoded by the coding sequence GTGGAGCAGGAGCGGCGGTTCACCCGGGAGGAGGCGCAGCGGCTCCTCGACTCGGAGCTCCGCGCGCTGGCCGAGCGGATGGTGGAGGAGCGTGCGAAGAGCCGCGACCTCGAGTCGCGCTGGCGCAAGCTCGTGATCGCGATCGGCTCGAACGGCGGCAACATGGAGCGGCCCGAGGTGCGCGACCTGCAGGCCGCGGTGCAGGCGTCGCACGCCGAGCTCGAGCAGATCGTCGCCAGGTTCACCGCCGAGGGCGTGCAGGTGAAGGACATGGACCGCGGCCTGATCGACTTCCCCGCCTGGGTCGGCGACCAGGATGCGCTCCTATGCTGGCACGTCGGCGAGGAGCGGATCGCGTTCTGGCACTCGCCGGAAGACGGGTTCGCCGGCCGGAAGCCGCTCGAGTGA
- the nadD gene encoding nicotinate-nucleotide adenylyltransferase, with protein MSRIGVFGGQFDPPHNGHLAIVRAARDQLGLDRVLVVPSARPPHRPAPATPAETRYRLARAAFAGEPGVEVSRMELDRDGPGYTAETLEALAGPGRELYLIVGADQLAAMASWHRPERVRELARVVVAARPGAPGADVAERLAIEPVDLSSSALRQRIGEGGDVRSMMPDAVVDAITRDGLYLQTPC; from the coding sequence ATGAGCCGGATCGGCGTGTTCGGCGGGCAGTTCGACCCGCCCCACAACGGCCACCTCGCCATCGTGCGCGCGGCCCGCGACCAGCTCGGGCTCGACCGCGTGCTGGTCGTGCCGAGCGCGCGGCCGCCGCACCGGCCCGCCCCGGCCACGCCGGCCGAGACCCGCTACCGGCTGGCGCGGGCCGCGTTCGCCGGTGAGCCGGGCGTGGAGGTGAGCCGGATGGAGCTCGACCGCGACGGCCCGGGATACACCGCCGAGACGCTCGAGGCGCTGGCCGGGCCCGGCCGTGAGCTCTACCTGATCGTCGGCGCCGACCAGCTGGCGGCGATGGCGTCGTGGCACCGGCCCGAGCGCGTGCGCGAGCTGGCCCGGGTGGTCGTGGCGGCTCGGCCGGGCGCGCCGGGGGCCGACGTGGCCGAGCGGCTCGCGATCGAGCCGGTCGACCTCTCGTCGTCGGCTCTGCGACAGCGGATCGGGGAGGGCGGGGATGTCCGCTCGATGATGCCGGACGCCGTCGTGGACGCCATCACACGCGACGGGCTGTACCTCCAGACCCCGTGCTAG
- the rpmA gene encoding 50S ribosomal protein L27, protein MAHKKGLGSSKNGRDSHAQRLGVKVFAGQQVTAGAIIVRQRGTRFYPGAGAGLGGDDTVFATVDGTVEFAQRKGRRYISVQAAEPAA, encoded by the coding sequence ATGGCGCATAAGAAGGGCCTTGGCTCGTCGAAGAACGGCCGCGACTCGCACGCACAGCGGCTCGGTGTGAAGGTGTTCGCCGGCCAGCAGGTGACCGCGGGCGCGATCATCGTCCGCCAGCGCGGGACGCGCTTCTATCCCGGGGCCGGAGCCGGCCTCGGCGGCGACGACACGGTGTTCGCCACGGTCGACGGCACCGTCGAGTTCGCGCAGCGGAAGGGCCGCCGCTACATCAGCGTGCAGGCCGCCGAACCGGCCGCCTGA
- a CDS encoding APC family permease, translating into MSETSDGTPTQELFVRRSTGLVREASAIDAAIFNAVFSAPVGATLAWGVFFALAVFPGSDLVTATLIAFALNIPVLIMMSLLAASMPRTGGDYVWVSRILSPPLAVVSNFGAAFSALIGATFWARYFPVFGLGPILSTLGVIFNKPDLIRWGNNFQTHKWWIFFGALAMIVLMTAILIAGTKAVFRWQNTFWAIASIGTFIAFIVFLFGSSSDLQNNFNNLAHTFGGHGDVFHRIVAAAPATSGHPGEWSATLPAVFVIMTFMMWNWWSVYLAGELKSAANRNRQMGIMFGALVWDVVFLIIGVLLIYKVAGYPFMAGVNAGPADYTIPTGPWYHFIASLVFNNDFLTILIVASFAFWSLPAMVGNTFMPVRTVFAWAFDRLLPEKFAEVNERTHSPVPAILLVMGIVTVMLIWSVEKTTFQTWLALGVLAGVVCVWIVCIAAFVFPDRRPDLYNSSPANVSVGGIPLLKIVSPLSFLAMAFLVYDTLKYPDLALSGVSSHRWYVPAFMLATAAFGLLVYYGARVWRKGSGVDVDLVYRELPPD; encoded by the coding sequence ATGAGCGAGACGAGCGACGGGACGCCGACCCAGGAGCTGTTCGTGCGTCGGAGCACCGGCCTCGTGCGCGAGGCGTCGGCCATCGACGCGGCCATCTTCAACGCCGTCTTCTCGGCCCCGGTCGGCGCGACCCTGGCCTGGGGCGTGTTCTTCGCGCTCGCCGTGTTCCCCGGCAGCGACCTGGTCACGGCGACGCTGATCGCGTTCGCCCTCAACATCCCCGTCCTGATCATGATGTCGCTGCTCGCGGCCAGCATGCCGCGCACGGGCGGCGACTACGTCTGGGTGAGCCGCATCCTGTCGCCGCCGCTCGCCGTCGTCTCGAACTTCGGCGCGGCGTTCTCCGCGCTGATCGGCGCGACGTTCTGGGCCCGCTACTTCCCGGTGTTCGGACTCGGCCCCATCCTCTCCACGCTCGGCGTCATCTTCAACAAGCCCGATCTGATCCGGTGGGGGAACAACTTCCAGACCCACAAGTGGTGGATCTTCTTCGGCGCCCTCGCGATGATCGTGCTCATGACGGCGATCCTCATCGCCGGCACGAAAGCCGTGTTCCGGTGGCAGAACACGTTCTGGGCGATCGCCTCGATCGGGACGTTCATCGCCTTCATCGTGTTCCTGTTCGGGAGCTCCTCGGATCTCCAGAACAACTTCAACAACCTGGCGCACACGTTCGGCGGCCACGGCGACGTGTTCCACAGGATCGTCGCGGCGGCGCCGGCCACGTCGGGGCACCCCGGCGAGTGGAGCGCAACGCTCCCGGCCGTCTTCGTGATCATGACCTTCATGATGTGGAACTGGTGGAGCGTCTACCTGGCCGGCGAGCTCAAGAGCGCCGCCAACCGCAACCGCCAGATGGGCATCATGTTCGGCGCGCTGGTGTGGGACGTCGTGTTCCTGATCATCGGCGTCCTCCTGATCTACAAGGTCGCCGGCTACCCGTTCATGGCGGGCGTGAACGCCGGCCCGGCCGACTACACGATCCCCACCGGGCCCTGGTACCACTTCATCGCCTCGCTGGTCTTCAACAACGACTTCCTGACGATCCTGATCGTGGCGTCGTTCGCCTTCTGGAGCCTGCCGGCGATGGTCGGCAACACGTTCATGCCGGTGCGCACGGTATTCGCCTGGGCGTTCGACCGGCTCCTGCCCGAGAAGTTCGCCGAGGTGAACGAGCGCACGCACTCGCCCGTCCCGGCGATCCTGCTCGTGATGGGCATCGTCACCGTGATGCTGATCTGGAGCGTCGAGAAGACCACCTTCCAGACCTGGCTCGCGCTCGGCGTGCTGGCCGGCGTCGTCTGCGTCTGGATCGTCTGCATCGCGGCGTTCGTCTTCCCCGACCGGCGCCCCGACCTGTACAACTCGTCTCCCGCGAACGTGAGTGTCGGCGGCATCCCGCTGCTCAAGATCGTCTCGCCGCTCTCGTTCCTGGCGATGGCGTTCCTGGTCTACGACACGCTCAAGTACCCCGACCTGGCGCTCTCCGGAGTCTCGAGCCACCGCTGGTACGTGCCCGCGTTCATGCTCGCGACCGCGGCGTTCGGGCTCCTGGTCTACTACGGCGCCCGGGTGTGGCGGAAGGGCTCCGGCGTGGACGTCGACCTGGTCTACCGGGAGCTTCCTCCTGATTGA
- a CDS encoding radical SAM protein: MGNALLEDRIEAVLETVQKPSRYIGGEPNQVRKLQATSLVALCYPDAYEIGISNQALQILYQQVNVREGMAAERVYCPWPDMADAMRRQRLPLFTLESWRPVREADLLGITLQAELTYSNVLEVLDLAGIPLRAADRGDGDPIVVAGGPSASNPAPLAPFFDAVFMGESERAFDAVLDVISSVSVRAERLARLAENPYLYVPSRGRHAVERAVYADFAIDTHPTQVVVPYSSAIFSRASVEVMRGCTRGCRFCHAGTWYRPVRERPPDEVVEAGLAQLACTGYDELSLTSLASSDYTGIVPAIEKIKTRLPTLHLSLPSNRVDTGPVALTAAANARQSSITLAPEAATQRMRDIICKTITDEMIEQAIEAAFAAGYTSLKMYFMIGLPRETHDEVQGIVDLGIKARAIGRRVRPGGGRFSVHVSASNFVPKPHTPFQWEGMSSRAQLEAKQAYMRRAMPTRQIRLSLHDLRTSMLEGALARGGEQVADVIEAAWRGGARFDAWSEMYREDAWEAAFAAAGTSIDEQATREFGEWDELPWDHVRSGISKEFLLDEWGQSRAEVATGDCRWDGCTDCGACFGPVRNRLVN, encoded by the coding sequence ATGGGCAACGCGCTGCTCGAGGACAGGATCGAAGCCGTGCTGGAGACGGTGCAGAAGCCGTCCCGGTACATCGGCGGCGAGCCGAACCAGGTGCGCAAGCTGCAGGCGACCTCGCTCGTCGCCCTCTGCTACCCCGACGCGTACGAGATCGGGATCTCGAACCAGGCCCTCCAGATCCTGTACCAGCAGGTGAACGTCCGCGAGGGGATGGCGGCCGAGCGCGTCTACTGCCCGTGGCCCGACATGGCCGACGCGATGCGCCGCCAGCGCCTGCCGCTCTTCACGCTCGAGTCGTGGCGGCCGGTGCGCGAGGCCGACCTGCTCGGCATCACGCTGCAGGCGGAGCTGACCTACTCGAACGTGCTCGAGGTGCTCGACCTGGCGGGCATCCCGCTGCGCGCCGCCGACCGCGGCGACGGCGACCCGATCGTCGTCGCCGGCGGGCCGAGCGCGTCGAACCCCGCGCCGCTCGCGCCGTTCTTCGATGCCGTCTTCATGGGCGAATCGGAGCGCGCCTTCGACGCCGTCCTCGACGTGATCTCCTCGGTGTCCGTCCGGGCCGAGCGGCTCGCCCGCCTGGCCGAGAACCCGTACCTGTACGTGCCGTCCCGCGGCCGCCACGCGGTCGAGCGGGCGGTGTACGCCGACTTCGCCATCGACACGCACCCGACGCAGGTCGTCGTCCCGTACTCGTCGGCGATCTTCTCGCGCGCCTCGGTCGAGGTGATGCGTGGCTGCACCCGCGGCTGCCGCTTCTGCCACGCCGGCACCTGGTACCGGCCCGTGCGCGAGCGCCCGCCCGACGAGGTCGTCGAGGCCGGGCTGGCCCAGCTCGCCTGCACCGGCTACGACGAGCTCTCGCTGACATCGCTCGCGTCGAGCGACTACACCGGCATCGTGCCGGCGATCGAGAAGATCAAGACGCGCCTGCCGACGCTGCACCTGTCGCTGCCGTCGAATCGGGTGGACACCGGCCCCGTGGCCCTGACGGCGGCTGCGAACGCGCGCCAGAGCTCGATCACGCTCGCGCCCGAGGCGGCCACCCAGCGGATGCGTGACATCATCTGCAAGACGATCACCGACGAGATGATCGAGCAGGCCATCGAGGCGGCCTTCGCGGCCGGCTACACGAGCCTGAAGATGTACTTCATGATCGGCCTGCCGCGCGAGACGCACGACGAGGTGCAGGGGATCGTCGACCTGGGGATCAAGGCGCGCGCCATCGGGCGCCGGGTGCGGCCGGGCGGCGGCCGCTTCTCGGTGCATGTGAGCGCCTCGAACTTCGTCCCCAAGCCGCACACGCCCTTCCAGTGGGAGGGCATGTCGAGCCGGGCGCAGCTCGAGGCCAAGCAGGCGTACATGCGCCGGGCGATGCCGACGCGCCAGATCCGGCTCTCGCTGCACGACCTGCGCACCTCGATGCTCGAGGGCGCGCTCGCGCGCGGCGGCGAGCAGGTCGCAGACGTCATCGAGGCGGCGTGGCGCGGCGGAGCCCGCTTCGACGCCTGGAGCGAGATGTACCGGGAGGATGCCTGGGAGGCGGCGTTCGCGGCCGCCGGAACGAGCATCGACGAGCAGGCCACCCGGGAGTTCGGAGAGTGGGACGAGCTGCCGTGGGATCACGTGCGCTCGGGCATCTCCAAGGAGTTCCTGCTGGACGAGTGGGGGCAGAGCCGCGCCGAGGTGGCGACGGGCGACTGCCGCTGGGACGGATGCACCGACTGCGGTGCGTGCTTCGGGCCCGTCCGCAACAGATTGGTGAATTGA
- the obgE gene encoding GTPase ObgE, translating to MFADRANVFIQGGRGGDGCISFRREKFVPKGGPDGGDGGDGGDVVLVADPGLRDLSRFKQAAHFRAQRGTHGRGAGKHGRRGDALELGVPVGTQVRVRETEELLADLAHPGAVVTVARGGAGGAGNRHYATARRRAPETAQVGEPGDELWLELRLKLVADAALLGFPNAGKSSLLRRISNARPRVADYPFTTIEPVLGTVECADGRQLTVADVPGLLEGASNGVGLGHEFLAHLERARLLIHLVEAGGDGEELARRRAAIDRELRLHGGGLAERPQLVVLSKVDLLEPGGRAGAIAAAGAELACSSATGEGIDALRDVLFSLLPAEVPDGPVAEPELADYLVFRPAPPARRRFRILRDAGTLRVAGRELERRADDLDPDDRNDVAALADELERLGVEPALRAAGARPGDDILVGAHRFTFRPKSEE from the coding sequence GTGTTCGCCGACCGCGCCAACGTGTTCATCCAGGGCGGCCGCGGCGGTGACGGCTGCATCAGCTTCCGCCGCGAGAAGTTCGTGCCCAAGGGCGGTCCCGACGGGGGCGACGGCGGCGACGGCGGCGATGTGGTGTTGGTCGCCGATCCCGGTCTGCGCGACCTCTCCCGTTTCAAGCAGGCGGCCCACTTCCGCGCCCAGCGCGGCACGCACGGCCGTGGGGCGGGCAAGCACGGCCGCCGCGGCGACGCGCTCGAGCTGGGCGTGCCCGTCGGCACCCAGGTGCGCGTGCGCGAGACCGAGGAGCTCCTGGCCGATCTGGCCCACCCGGGCGCCGTCGTGACCGTCGCCCGCGGGGGCGCCGGCGGCGCCGGCAACCGCCACTACGCCACCGCCCGCCGGCGCGCGCCCGAGACGGCGCAGGTGGGCGAGCCGGGCGACGAGCTGTGGCTGGAGCTGCGCCTGAAGCTGGTGGCGGATGCAGCGCTGCTCGGCTTCCCGAACGCCGGCAAGTCGTCGCTCCTGCGCCGCATCTCGAACGCGCGCCCACGCGTCGCCGACTACCCGTTCACGACCATCGAGCCGGTGCTGGGGACGGTCGAGTGTGCCGACGGCCGCCAGCTGACGGTTGCCGACGTGCCGGGCCTGCTCGAGGGCGCGAGCAACGGCGTCGGCCTCGGCCACGAGTTCCTGGCCCACCTCGAGCGGGCGCGCCTGCTCATCCACCTGGTCGAGGCGGGCGGCGACGGCGAGGAGCTCGCCCGCCGTCGCGCGGCCATCGACCGCGAGCTGCGTCTCCACGGCGGCGGCCTGGCGGAGCGGCCGCAGCTGGTCGTGCTCTCGAAGGTCGACCTGCTCGAGCCCGGCGGGCGGGCGGGCGCGATCGCTGCCGCCGGCGCCGAGCTCGCGTGCTCCTCCGCCACGGGCGAGGGGATCGATGCGCTCCGCGACGTCCTCTTCAGCCTGCTCCCGGCCGAGGTACCGGACGGCCCCGTGGCCGAGCCCGAGCTGGCCGACTACCTGGTCTTCCGGCCGGCGCCGCCCGCGCGGCGGCGCTTCCGGATCCTGCGCGATGCCGGCACCCTGCGGGTGGCCGGGCGGGAGCTCGAGCGGCGCGCGGACGACCTCGATCCTGACGACCGAAACGACGTCGCCGCGCTCGCCGACGAGCTCGAGCGGCTCGGCGTCGAGCCCGCCCTGCGCGCGGCCGGCGCCCGCCCCGGCGACGACATCCTCGTCGGCGCGCACCGGTTCACGTTCCGGCCGAAGAGCGAGGAATGA
- the rsfS gene encoding ribosome silencing factor translates to MASLAAEKLATDIVILDMRDVVSYTDHFVICSGRNPRQAQAIADQIAEVLKRDRLMPRRVEGHRQGDWILLDYLDVVVHVFTPEARSFYRLEALWGQVPSETYAAG, encoded by the coding sequence ATGGCGTCCCTGGCGGCGGAGAAGCTCGCCACCGACATCGTGATCCTGGACATGCGCGACGTGGTCAGCTACACGGACCATTTCGTGATCTGCTCCGGGCGGAATCCCCGGCAGGCGCAGGCGATCGCCGACCAGATCGCCGAGGTGCTGAAGCGCGACCGGCTGATGCCGCGACGGGTGGAGGGGCACCGCCAGGGCGACTGGATCCTGCTGGACTACCTGGACGTCGTCGTGCACGTCTTCACGCCCGAGGCGCGGTCGTTCTACCGGCTCGAGGCGCTCTGGGGCCAGGTGCCCAGCGAGACGTACGCGGCCGGGTAG
- a CDS encoding Rne/Rng family ribonuclease: MTLTSNVSKTILISVDLSELRVAVIEEGRTVEALIERRGEGSLAGNIYKGKIDNVLRGMEAAFVDLGLPRNGFLYVDDVVVPGQDPKSRRRRKIDELLKPGQEVLVQVVKDSMGTKGPRVTMELSIAGRFLVLSPHGEGSGVSRRLPDGERERLRKLAKSLEQDEGGIIVRTAAAGATAEDLERDLRFLHKMWAQVEARAKPAKAPSLVYAEADLSLKVIRDLLARNVDEVIVDSERQYRRILGWVRTTQPEFVDRIKLHSDSVPLFERHGVDQAILSTLNKRVDLPSGGYLIFDYAEAFTVIDVNTGRFVGSSGRLEDTITRNNIEAAREVMRQLRLRDIGGIIVIDFIDMASAKNRAEVLKVLQSELEHDRTKTYLVEISPLGLVEMTRQNVTAGVREILTRTCPTCGGEGVVLSEQTMAVEAERRLRKMARSSGSDAFLVKMNAKVASGLVGPGGMKLLELERETGKHFTLEPVERMSLSDVELVREGTRVDVDGESLAVKDGDEKSVKISEPHMYNLTDGVARLDGGYPVVVGGAIGYVGQQHKVRIDRATRTAAYASLLDAKPTAIDLPPEPGDYELPEFDREVGERLELEQRTRPRSRRKTPAKTTAAVSSTATDEAADAEPTDEAPAEKPKPRRRTRAKSATAKAAEAKAADAKADEPAEDGAADADVVDATAVDGGEETATKKRRRGKRGGRGRSKSAAAASADGAAPADGDTPAASDASADAAAPAPKPRTRRRAPAKKTTKAAAAADAEPAPAAAPEPAPAAVAGDGDGGDAGERKRGLLGKILGS, from the coding sequence TTGACACTCACATCCAACGTTTCCAAGACAATCCTGATCTCGGTCGACCTGTCCGAGCTGCGGGTGGCCGTGATCGAGGAGGGCCGCACCGTCGAAGCGCTGATCGAGCGCCGCGGCGAGGGCTCCCTGGCCGGCAACATCTACAAGGGCAAGATCGACAACGTCCTGCGCGGCATGGAGGCGGCGTTCGTCGACCTCGGCCTGCCCCGCAACGGCTTCCTGTACGTCGACGACGTCGTCGTGCCCGGCCAGGATCCGAAGTCGCGCCGCCGGCGCAAGATCGACGAGCTCCTGAAGCCCGGCCAGGAGGTTCTGGTGCAGGTCGTCAAGGACTCCATGGGCACGAAGGGCCCGCGCGTGACGATGGAGCTCTCCATCGCCGGCCGGTTCCTGGTGCTCTCGCCGCACGGCGAGGGCTCCGGCGTGTCCCGGCGCCTGCCCGACGGCGAGCGCGAGCGGCTGCGCAAGCTGGCGAAGTCGCTCGAGCAGGACGAGGGCGGCATCATCGTCCGCACCGCCGCCGCCGGCGCCACGGCCGAGGACCTCGAGCGCGACCTGCGCTTCCTGCACAAGATGTGGGCGCAGGTGGAGGCGCGGGCCAAGCCGGCCAAGGCGCCGAGCCTCGTCTACGCCGAGGCCGACCTCTCGCTGAAGGTGATCCGAGACCTGCTGGCGCGCAACGTCGACGAGGTGATCGTCGACTCCGAGCGCCAGTACCGCCGCATCCTGGGATGGGTGCGCACGACCCAGCCGGAGTTCGTCGACCGCATCAAGCTTCACTCCGACAGCGTGCCGCTGTTCGAGCGCCACGGCGTCGACCAGGCCATCCTCTCGACGCTGAACAAGCGGGTCGACCTGCCCTCCGGCGGCTACCTGATCTTCGACTACGCCGAGGCCTTCACCGTCATCGACGTGAACACCGGCCGCTTCGTCGGGTCGTCGGGGCGGCTCGAGGACACGATCACACGCAACAACATCGAGGCGGCGCGGGAGGTCATGCGCCAGCTGCGGCTGCGCGACATCGGCGGCATCATCGTCATCGACTTCATCGACATGGCGTCGGCGAAGAACCGGGCCGAGGTGCTGAAGGTGCTGCAGTCCGAGCTCGAGCACGATCGCACCAAGACGTACCTGGTCGAGATCTCCCCGCTCGGCCTCGTCGAGATGACCCGCCAGAACGTGACGGCGGGCGTCCGCGAGATCCTCACCCGCACCTGCCCGACCTGCGGCGGCGAGGGCGTCGTCCTCTCCGAGCAGACGATGGCGGTCGAGGCGGAGCGGCGGCTGCGCAAGATGGCCCGCTCCTCCGGCTCCGACGCGTTCCTCGTCAAGATGAACGCCAAGGTCGCCTCGGGCCTGGTCGGCCCGGGCGGGATGAAGCTGCTCGAGCTCGAGCGCGAGACCGGCAAGCACTTCACGCTCGAGCCGGTCGAGCGGATGTCGCTCTCCGACGTCGAGCTCGTGCGCGAGGGCACGCGCGTCGACGTGGACGGCGAGAGCCTGGCGGTGAAGGACGGCGACGAGAAGTCGGTCAAGATCTCCGAGCCGCACATGTACAACCTGACCGACGGCGTCGCCCGTCTCGACGGCGGCTACCCGGTCGTCGTCGGGGGCGCGATCGGCTACGTCGGCCAGCAGCACAAGGTGCGGATCGACCGGGCCACGCGCACGGCGGCGTACGCCTCGCTGCTCGATGCGAAGCCCACGGCCATCGACCTGCCGCCGGAGCCCGGCGACTACGAGCTGCCGGAGTTCGACCGCGAGGTGGGGGAGCGGCTCGAGCTCGAGCAGCGGACGCGGCCGCGCTCGCGCCGAAAGACGCCGGCGAAGACGACCGCGGCGGTGTCGTCGACGGCCACCGACGAGGCGGCAGACGCCGAGCCGACGGACGAGGCTCCGGCCGAGAAGCCGAAGCCGCGGCGGCGCACGCGGGCCAAGTCCGCGACGGCCAAGGCCGCAGAGGCCAAGGCCGCCGACGCGAAGGCCGATGAGCCGGCGGAGGATGGGGCCGCCGACGCAGACGTGGTCGACGCGACCGCGGTCGACGGCGGCGAGGAGACGGCGACCAAGAAGCGGCGGCGCGGCAAGCGCGGCGGCCGGGGGCGGTCGAAGTCGGCGGCTGCGGCATCGGCCGACGGCGCGGCGCCCGCCGACGGCGACACGCCGGCCGCCTCGGACGCCTCGGCGGACGCTGCGGCCCCGGCCCCCAAGCCGCGGACGCGGCGGCGGGCTCCGGCCAAGAAGACGACCAAGGCGGCGGCCGCGGCCGACGCCGAGCCCGCCCCGGCCGCGGCCCCGGAGCCGGCGCCCGCCGCGGTTGCCGGCGACGGCGACGGCGGCGATGCGGGTGAGCGCAAGCGCGGCCTGCTGGGAAAGATCCTGGGTAGCTGA
- the rplU gene encoding 50S ribosomal protein L21, whose product MYAVIKIGGKQYRVEEGQKLLVDRQPHAAGDAFTPDVLMTGGDDVVTDRSKLEGAVSVQVVEHLRGEKIKVFKFKPKRGYKRTRGHRSELTRISVESIGGSSKPKRAPARKAEPEKAEAKPAADKPKPKPKPKAAAKPRAAAKPKADAAEKPAPKPRRTRAKKEDADDGA is encoded by the coding sequence ATGTATGCGGTGATCAAGATCGGCGGCAAGCAGTATCGGGTCGAGGAGGGCCAGAAGCTCCTCGTCGACCGGCAGCCGCATGCCGCCGGCGATGCGTTCACGCCCGACGTCCTGATGACGGGCGGCGACGACGTGGTCACCGACCGCTCGAAGCTCGAGGGCGCCGTCTCGGTGCAGGTCGTCGAGCATCTGCGGGGCGAGAAGATCAAGGTGTTCAAGTTCAAGCCGAAGCGCGGCTACAAGAGAACCCGCGGGCACCGCTCTGAGCTGACCCGGATCTCGGTCGAGTCGATCGGCGGATCGTCGAAGCCGAAGCGGGCACCGGCCCGCAAGGCGGAGCCGGAGAAGGCCGAGGCGAAGCCGGCCGCGGACAAGCCGAAGCCCAAGCCCAAGCCGAAGGCGGCCGCCAAGCCACGGGCCGCGGCGAAGCCGAAAGCCGACGCCGCCGAGAAGCCGGCGCCGAAGCCGCGGCGCACGCGGGCGAAGAAGGAGGACGCGGACGATGGCGCATAA
- a CDS encoding TIGR03936 family radical SAM-associated protein, whose protein sequence is MTYRITFAVTGRARFLSHLETVDTMLGALRRAGYQIALSKGMKPRPVISLALPRAVGVQAQADLADVSLHGDHDPAEVAERLDAQLPHGIAVVAVEPAEGPKAAARVDAAEYEVEVEDDVDWERALRAFAAADSCEVVRTAPGKPDRTVDVTKYCSSIEHEPGLLRMLLRMTDAGTARPDEIAQAVAGLDGRTATIKRLVRTRIDLRPQPVGART, encoded by the coding sequence TTGACATATCGAATTACCTTTGCGGTCACCGGGCGCGCGCGCTTCCTGTCGCACCTGGAGACCGTTGACACCATGCTCGGCGCGCTGCGGCGCGCCGGCTACCAGATAGCCCTGTCGAAGGGCATGAAGCCCCGCCCCGTGATCTCGCTGGCGCTGCCGCGGGCCGTGGGCGTGCAGGCGCAGGCCGACCTGGCGGACGTCTCCCTGCACGGGGATCACGACCCGGCCGAGGTGGCGGAGCGGCTGGACGCCCAGCTGCCGCACGGCATCGCCGTCGTCGCCGTCGAGCCCGCCGAGGGCCCGAAGGCGGCCGCGCGCGTCGATGCCGCCGAGTACGAGGTGGAAGTCGAAGACGACGTCGACTGGGAGCGCGCCCTGCGCGCGTTCGCGGCCGCGGACAGCTGCGAGGTGGTGCGAACCGCCCCCGGCAAGCCCGACCGCACGGTCGACGTCACGAAGTACTGCTCGAGCATCGAGCACGAGCCGGGCCTTTTGCGGATGCTGCTTCGGATGACCGACGCCGGCACCGCCCGCCCGGACGAGATCGCACAGGCGGTCGCCGGCCTCGACGGCCGGACCGCGACCATCAAGCGGCTGGTGCGGACGCGGATCGATCTGCGTCCCCAGCCGGTAGGAGCACGCACTTGA
- a CDS encoding DUF697 domain-containing protein, producing MSKKDKEPKFGAVGSAQMAQKALREIGEASEGVGPIILCGRSNPVEQVRAALLEAKLSRSSAVESYAIRRLRPEDRDQLRRASVVVYGGEVAHRLDDETRADLEVLGRLGKPLLVVLEGVDLPMDASVEAARVRGVEPDHVLAVKRGHFPERRVLHEIAKKAGHGAPALAARLPALRKLVVDSIIETSSRRNALIAAAIWIPGADLPVLAAVEMRMVLQIAVCYGVEIGPDRAVELLALLGAGFGLRTAARELLDVVPIAGWVVKGGVAYSGTVALGRAAVEYFERGAPASVAHLRAKAEELRG from the coding sequence ATGAGCAAGAAGGACAAGGAGCCGAAGTTCGGCGCCGTGGGCTCGGCGCAGATGGCGCAGAAGGCGCTGCGCGAGATCGGCGAGGCGTCCGAGGGCGTCGGCCCGATCATCCTGTGCGGCCGCTCGAACCCGGTCGAGCAGGTGCGCGCGGCGCTGCTCGAGGCCAAGCTCAGCCGAAGCTCGGCGGTCGAGTCGTACGCGATCCGGCGGCTGCGCCCGGAGGACCGCGACCAGCTGCGGCGGGCATCGGTGGTCGTCTACGGCGGCGAGGTGGCCCATCGCCTCGACGACGAGACCCGCGCGGACCTCGAGGTGCTCGGGCGGCTGGGGAAGCCGCTGCTGGTCGTGCTCGAAGGCGTCGACCTGCCGATGGACGCGTCCGTCGAGGCGGCCCGCGTGCGCGGCGTCGAGCCGGACCACGTGCTGGCCGTCAAACGCGGCCATTTCCCGGAGCGGCGCGTGCTGCACGAGATCGCGAAGAAGGCCGGGCACGGCGCCCCGGCCCTGGCGGCACGCCTGCCGGCTCTGCGAAAGCTGGTCGTCGACTCCATCATCGAGACGTCGTCGCGCCGGAACGCGCTCATCGCCGCCGCCATCTGGATCCCCGGCGCCGACCTGCCTGTACTGGCCGCGGTCGAGATGCGGATGGTGCTCCAGATCGCGGTCTGCTACGGCGTCGAGATCGGTCCCGACCGGGCCGTCGAGCTGCTGGCGCTGCTCGGCGCCGGGTTCGGCCTGCGCACGGCCGCCCGCGAGCTGCTGGACGTCGTCCCGATCGCAGGCTGGGTGGTGAAGGGTGGCGTCGCCTACTCCGGCACCGTGGCCCTGGGCCGCGCCGCCGTCGAGTACTTCGAGCGCGGTGCCCCCGCGAGCGTCGCCCACCTGCGCGCCAAGGCCGAAGAGCTCCGCGGCTGA